One Hemibagrus wyckioides isolate EC202008001 linkage group LG07, SWU_Hwy_1.0, whole genome shotgun sequence DNA segment encodes these proteins:
- the si:ch211-119e14.1 gene encoding high mobility group nucleosome-binding domain-containing protein 5 has product MIANMSTDSTPTVLILFFILILLVILLVYLYKRLNHETKDQYSIHRFVFREGGPRDRVMHGIAVLEARLTQIRPRAQDEEEVLSSNEDVAKDEEEGEEDAEECHSGNEKTEGNDHHNDSSDDYSSIDLPERVKQNNSKEEEKKEKEPEEEKAAKSEDHSKPDDDDVDDVKNEERVGLLVDLKTFSGSAIWSEEKKEENNVTAL; this is encoded by the coding sequence ATGATTGCAAACATGTCTACCGACAGCACTCCAACAGTTTTAATTCTCTTTTTCATCCTGATCCTCCTTGTTATTCTCCTGGTTTACCTCTACAAGCGGCTGAACCATGAAACAAAGGATCAGTATTCCATCCATCGCTTTGTGTTTAGAGAGGGAGGCCCTCGTGATCGTGTGATGCATGGTATTGCAGTGCTGGAGGCCAGGTTAACCCAGATAAGGCCTCGAGCCCAAGATGAGGAGGAAGTTTTAAGCAGTAATGAAGATGTCGCCAAAGacgaagaagaaggagaagaagatgcAGAGGAATGCCACAGTGGAAATGAGAAAACAGAAGGCAACGATCATCACAACGATTCATCCGATGATTATTCCAGCATTGACCTACCAGAGAGAGTAAAGCAGAATAACAGcaaggaagaggaaaaaaaagaaaaagaaccaGAGGAAGAAAAGGCGGCAAAAAGTGAAGATCACAGTAAaccagatgatgatgatgttgatgatgtgaaGAATGAAGAAAGAGTTGGCTTACTTGTAGACTTGAAGACATTTTCTGGCAGTGCAATTTGGTCTGAggagaaaaaggaagagaatAATGTAACAGCTTTGTAA